The DNA window CAGATCAGTAGAATAAGCATACCATTATTCACATTGAAAATTTATACTAGTTAAATTAATCCGAATCAGTAACTTGCTTACTCGGTTAGATAATTAGCCAATTGTGCATTTTTTATGGAGTTTATTCTGAGTAAATGAAGGTATACACATACTAAGTTCAGCTTGTTAGCAGACTAACGAGAGAAGGAGGAGAATTTTTTGTGAATGCTTATGCGAAATTCGGTATAATGATTTTGACTTCAACTTTTTTGATGTATTGGTTAATGTTCTTGAATATTTTTCAACTTGACCATATTTTTTACAGTGAGACTCGCGTTTATATGGCCTTGATTATGGGCTCGGTGATGGCGATTGTCATGCTGCTGTTCATGTGGCCAATGTACAAAAACAAAAAAACCAATACCGTGATTCTCGGAGGAAGTGCAGTTATATTCGCGCTTTCGCTATGGCTCGTCCGTAGCCAAATACTTGTAGAAGATGTTAAATGGATGGAAGCGATGATTCCCCATCATTCGATCGCCATCTTAACGAGTGAACGCGCCAACATTTCAGATCCTCGTGTTCGTGAACTGGCAGACTCAATTATCGAAGCACAACGTAAAGAAATTGCCGAAATGAAAAAGCTAATTAAAGATCTTGAAGACGAAGAATGATCAAAGTCAATTAACCAGAAAAGCCAAGAGCAGATTGGATGCTCTTGGCTTTTTTCTATTGCTAGTTCCTTATTAAAAGGCAATAACAAATGGCTGTGTACGATCATCTAAACAATACTCGATTCTTTCTCTAAAGTTTCCCCAAGTAACCATTGCCAAAGCTTCGGCAATTGGATAAAAACCTACTAGTAGACTTTCAGCAGATGTTTTTGCTTGACCACCGACAGGTTTTGCTAAAAAAAGCATATTGCAAATTGAATTTTCCACATTTTGAAACACACCGCAAAATTTCTGGATTTCAATATCAATACCGGTTTCTTCTT is part of the Planococcus kocurii genome and encodes:
- a CDS encoding DUF305 domain-containing protein, whose product is MNAYAKFGIMILTSTFLMYWLMFLNIFQLDHIFYSETRVYMALIMGSVMAIVMLLFMWPMYKNKKTNTVILGGSAVIFALSLWLVRSQILVEDVKWMEAMIPHHSIAILTSERANISDPRVRELADSIIEAQRKEIAEMKKLIKDLEDEE
- a CDS encoding NUDIX hydrolase, whose translation is MVLSNEDEKPAFLPPSHILSAAAIVLNDEGEILLIKGPRRGWEMPGGQVEERESLEMAAIREVKEETGIDIEIQKFCGVFQNVENSICNMLFLAKPVGGQAKTSAESLLVGFYPIAEALAMVTWGNFRERIEYCLDDRTQPFVIAF